TCGACGGCTCCCTCCCCGCCCGCCGGCGGCGGGACCTCCGCCAGCGCGATGGACGGCTCCAAGCTCTCCAGGCCGATGTCGCCCGCCGAACGCGCCGCCAGATCCTCCCAGGCCTCCCACAGAGGCAAGGCGCCCGCGTGGTCCAGCTCCCGCCAGCTCGCCGCCAAACCAGGCACGGCACCCTCGGCCAGGCGGCCGGCCAGCAGCAGCCAGTCGAGCGGTCCGGGCCGGCTGCGCGCCCGCTGCACGGAGAAACTGTGCACCACCAGCTGGGAGCGCGCCCTCGTCAGCGCGACATAAGCCAGGCGCAGGCTCTCCCCCAGCACCTCGTCGGCCTGGGCCGCCGTCGTGGCCTCATCGGGCGGCGCGGCGCCGGAGCGGGGCGCCAGGCGGGCGCCCTCATCGTCGTGGAGCAGCGCGGCGGCGAAGGCCTCGTCGGGCCCTTCGCCGCACCAGAGGAAGGGGCAGCAGACGAGGGGGAACTCCAGGCCCTTGCTCTTGTGCTGGGTGATGACGCGCACGAGGTTGTCCTCGCTCTCCAGGCGCAGCTCCAGGTCGCGCGGGGGCGTGGCGCCCTCCGCCGGCGCGGCCAGGCGCCGGGCCAGCTCGGCGGGATCGCTCCAGCCCGCCACCTCCTCGGCGCACAGCAAATCCAGCAGGTGCCGCCAGTTGACCAGCCGCCGCTCGCCGCGGCGCAGGCCCAGCAGGGTCTCCGGCCAGCCCAGGCGCTCGAGCATGGCCGCCAGGGCGGAGGCAAGGCCGCGCTGGCGGGCTTCCTGGCCGGTCCGGTGCAGCTCCCCCTGCAGACGTTCGAGCAGGTCGCCGCGGCCCAGGGCCTCCGCCGGCGTGGAGCCCAGGGCGAGGGCGAGCGGCCCCGCCAGCAGGACGCGCGCCGCGCGGGTGTCGGCCGGGCGGGCCAGCGCCGCCAGGAAGCGCTCCAGCTCCACCGCCTCGGTGCTCTCGCGGATGCTGCGGTTGCCGCCCTGGATGCAGGCCAGGCCGGCCTGGGCGAGGGCGTCCGCCACCAGCTGCCCCTGGCGGTTGGTGCGCACCAGCACGGCCACCTCACGGCCCTGGAGCGGAACAAGGGCGCCGCCCGCCCGCCGGGAGATCCAGCCGCAGGTATCGTGGGGCGAGGGGCGCAGCAGGCGGCGCAGGAGCTCCGCCAGGTGGCGGCAGGCCAGCTGCTCGGCACGGGCCTTGGACAGCGGCCCGTCCTCTGCCTGGAAGGCCAGCAGGGGCGGCAGCTCGCGCCCGGCCAGAACCAGGGCGCGTTCGTCGGCCTGGCCGGAGACCTCCACCGGCCGGGCCTGGATGTCCGGGCGCAGGAAAGGGCCGCGCCCCCCAGGGAAGCGCTCGCCGGCAAAGACGAGGTTGAGCGCGTTGATGAGCGGCCCGTCCGAGCGCCAGTTCACGGTCAGGCCCTGGGCCGGCCCCCAGCGGCGGGCCACGGCCAGGTAGGCGTCCAGGTCGGCGCCGCGGAAGCCGTAGATGGCCTGCTTGGGATCGCCCACCAGGACAAGGGGCAGGCCGCCCTCGCCGAAGATGCGCTGCAGGATCTCCGCCTGGACAGGGTCGGTGTCCTGGAACTCGTCCACCAGGGCCGCCCGCCAGCGCCGGCGAAGCTGGCGGGCGAGGACCTCGCCCGCTTCGCCCTGCAGCCCGCGTCGCACCTGGAGGAGCAGGTCCGTGAAGTCCAGCTGCCGGCGCTCCAGGCGCAGCGCCGCCGCCCGCGCCGGCCACAGCGCCAGGCACTCCCACTGCAAGTGGGCCAGCAGCCGGGCGTTCCCCTCCACCAAACGCCGCTCGGCCTCCTGCAAGTCCTGCAGGGCGTCGAAGGCCGGATGGCGCGGAGCCTCGCCGCCCTTGTTCACCCGGCCGGCCAGGGTGGCAGCGGCGTACTTGAGCCGCTCCTTGGCGCCGTCCAGCAAGCCTTGGCCCATGGGCGCGCCGCGCTCCAGCCACTC
This portion of the bacterium genome encodes:
- a CDS encoding UvrD-helicase domain-containing protein, encoding MSAPRLDPVAVPLQGVLLVEASAGTGKTWTMGALLLRFVLEEGLDLPGLLVLTFTEAATAELRERMRRRLEEALVALDEEARPEADPFLAALRSRLKAEDRWEDGEARRRLRLALASFDEASIFTIHGFCQRVITESPLALGLPPDLEPGGQAAAALREVALDALRRWWHRLPPGILDWLGGQRGGRRISLLDPEAWIRLAGMRDLHPLARLPEPPFASLEEACAAQEASAADHGLCAETALRHFREVGLDALVALLQDAGLHRGSYKPDKIPAELAAVREWLERGAPMGQGLLDGAKERLKYAAATLAGRVNKGGEAPRHPAFDALQDLQEAERRLVEGNARLLAHLQWECLALWPARAAALRLERRQLDFTDLLLQVRRGLQGEAGEVLARQLRRRWRAALVDEFQDTDPVQAEILQRIFGEGGLPLVLVGDPKQAIYGFRGADLDAYLAVARRWGPAQGLTVNWRSDGPLINALNLVFAGERFPGGRGPFLRPDIQARPVEVSGQADERALVLAGRELPPLLAFQAEDGPLSKARAEQLACRHLAELLRRLLRPSPHDTCGWISRRAGGALVPLQGREVAVLVRTNRQGQLVADALAQAGLACIQGGNRSIRESTEAVELERFLAALARPADTRAARVLLAGPLALALGSTPAEALGRGDLLERLQGELHRTGQEARQRGLASALAAMLERLGWPETLLGLRRGERRLVNWRHLLDLLCAEEVAGWSDPAELARRLAAPAEGATPPRDLELRLESEDNLVRVITQHKSKGLEFPLVCCPFLWCGEGPDEAFAAALLHDDEGARLAPRSGAAPPDEATTAAQADEVLGESLRLAYVALTRARSQLVVHSFSVQRARSRPGPLDWLLLAGRLAEGAVPGLAASWRELDHAGALPLWEAWEDLAARSAGDIGLESLEPSIALAEVPPPAGGEGAVELAPRDFHGRIAAGEQVSSFTSLITGAHADLRQDEWFGADPATAGEDLAEDLRATAPHGDWRAAFPRGREAGTCLHRLLELADFAVDGPGREEECRRELIAHGLDPALAAGTRRWLREVLEAPLDADGFRLARLEPDRRVAELEFHLRVDRLLEGGLEQLARRHGLLDAERLGVRDGETRRTLAQAAARPLRRLPAGWLKGYIDLCFQHDGRWWVLDWKSNHLGPAASSYTREAMVAEMARSGYFHQALLYLGALHRHLGRTLPGYEPTRHLGGLHYLFLRGVAPESPGTGVLSGELPLPLILELDAALGGRPCP